GTGCAGCCAGGAAGGCCGCCAGGGTCTTGCCCGAGCCGGTGGGTGCGGCGATCAGCGCCGGCTCGCGCCGCGCGGTGACCGCCCAGGCCCGGCGCTGCACCTCCGTCGGCTGCTCGAAACGCGAAGCGAACCAGCCCGCCACGGCAGGGTGGAACTCTTCCGGCGATACAGGCCCGCTACCGGTCCGGCCCAGGTCCAGCGATCTCTGCATGCGCCCATTATCCGCCGTGCAGGCTGGCCGGCCAAACAGAACTTCATCGTCGCCGGCGTTTCTTGCGACCCAGGGTCTGACCCCAGTGTGTCAGACAGGCGTCACGCAGATCCTCGAGGAGATGTTGCAAGTCAACGCGCGTTTCGCCCATCGAGAATCCGCCGCGTAGCTAGCGGGCTGCCAGAGGATTGCGCCAGCGCACCTGCGGAAAGCGCGCGAAATCGGCATCGGAGGAGCAAACCTCCAGCCCATGCTCCAGCGCCAGCGCCGCCAGATGCGCATCCGGCACGAGATTGGCGCCGGCATTCGCGGCAACCAGCAGCTTGCCGACGACCGCGGCGTGCTGATCGGTCGGCAGCGGAATCCAGACGTTCCGCAGTGCCAGCCATTC
This portion of the Nevskiales bacterium genome encodes:
- a CDS encoding type II toxin-antitoxin system VapC family toxin, translating into MILVDANLLLYAKIADLPQHRPAAHWFESQLREQPRVGLPWPSLLGFLRISTNPRVFERPLPVVEAWEQVKEWLALRNVWIPLPTDQHAAVVGKLLVAANAGANLVPDAHLAALALEHGLEVCSSDADFARFPQVRWRNPLAAR